In the Spirochaetota bacterium genome, one interval contains:
- a CDS encoding PAS domain S-box protein — translation MTITRITLILVTALHLIASPPLAGKDIPRRHIMARGDYSYPPYEFLDASGKPAGFNVDLIRAIARIMDLDVEIRLGPWNEARADLEQGRIDMLLGMYYSPARERLVDFSIPHTIVNHSIFVRKGSSITSLKDLQAKQVIVQKGDIMNDYAAETYITPFLVPAESQLDAIRMLSSGRYDAALLAESQGLYNAKKYGLSNITTAGPPFQPREYCFAVRQGDRELAAVLNQGITILKSTGRYEKIYNTWLGSMKPPSPVPLWLLPYGAAALGLALILIVAILAWTQLLKRRVVQRTREIGMELTLRIRAEEELRIANTLLMTQQETSLDGILIVNGQGQILSYNKRFAMIWSIPEEILETRSDDRALSFILTQLADPTGFMERVRYLYDHPAETSIDEITFKDGRVFARYSSPVMTRPGEYLGRVWYFRDVTAEHQAMKDILDSETRYRTLFENANDAIFTVKDDVFTDCNTRTCELFGCTREDILGKTPYAFSPPLQPDGRDSREKALEKISAAFAGQSQSFEWVHTRMDGTPFDAEVSLKRIDIMGQTNLLAIVRDISERKTALKELEESEKKYHALYDSLMDAFVVTDLDGTLLEFNESFMAMLGYGRDELLRMKYEDFTPEKWHHFEESIVSNQVYPRGYSDIYEKEYQRKDGTIIPVELRTYMGRDNNGAPRNLWAIIRDITERKKAEKELQNEHDFNMTLIQTSPAFIVVISGEGRTMLMNRSMLSALGYAESEVIGKDYMNTFVPENDRVALDMVFQDIIEMKRDTLNENRIVAKDGHEILVEWHGKAVFDGKGVLQFFFGMGIDITERRKAESQKEADQALIRESEARFRAIIDNMQDIYYRADMEGRLTFASPSVLGLLGYDTLDQVIGIDIARDIYADPEDRSIFIATMNKAGSVTGFETRLKRRDGTVIYVSTSSHFIRDDDGAVTGVEGILHDITEKKRMESLREAMVEALRRSERRLADIIEFLPDATFIIDKDKKIIEWNRAMEEMTGAHRNDMIGKDHAEAAVFFYGSPREYLMDLIGKDDEELKLKYSFVQRKGGTYFGEAYAPALYEGKGGYIWAIASPIYDTNGDIIGIIESIRDITDKRDAEEALRSSEETFRALAENSLDVIMRFDTEGRHLYVNPAVKQQTGIPPEAYIGKTHRELDFPAGLCEKWEEATRFVIDNRSTHRIEFQLPNGTWIDWILMPEFDEQKRVKAVITSARDITEQKKMVERVRESLREKEVLLRELYHRTKNNMQVIYSLMSLEAEKPGNEAHRAAFDLIGSKIRTMALVHQKLYESKDLASISLNDYIADIVTLIVSNSQAAAGRISVKQDVDPCNVSIDTAIPFGLVLNELISNSVLHAFPGNRRGAIGITLRASDNEITLMYRDDGIGLSPEIDPLESPSLGLTIIREIVRHQLHGNIRFSEGSGFSCDISMNTKLYRMRM, via the coding sequence ATGACCATCACACGAATCACCCTTATTCTCGTCACCGCCCTGCACCTGATAGCAAGCCCGCCCCTGGCAGGAAAGGATATTCCGAGGCGTCATATCATGGCGCGGGGCGATTATTCCTACCCACCCTACGAATTCCTGGATGCGTCGGGGAAACCCGCCGGATTTAATGTCGACCTTATCCGCGCCATTGCGAGGATCATGGACCTTGACGTTGAAATACGCCTCGGGCCATGGAACGAGGCGCGCGCCGACCTTGAACAGGGGAGGATCGACATGCTCCTCGGCATGTATTATTCGCCGGCGCGGGAAAGGCTGGTAGATTTCTCAATACCCCACACCATCGTGAACCATTCAATCTTCGTCCGTAAAGGCTCCTCCATCACTTCCCTGAAAGATCTCCAGGCGAAGCAGGTCATCGTGCAGAAGGGCGACATCATGAACGACTACGCGGCGGAGACCTATATCACGCCCTTCCTTGTGCCGGCAGAATCCCAGCTTGACGCCATCAGGATGCTCTCTTCGGGCAGATACGACGCGGCGCTCCTCGCGGAGTCCCAGGGCCTCTATAACGCGAAGAAGTACGGCCTCTCCAACATAACCACCGCGGGCCCGCCGTTCCAGCCAAGGGAATACTGCTTTGCCGTGAGGCAGGGGGACCGGGAGCTGGCGGCCGTCCTCAACCAGGGTATCACCATCCTGAAATCGACCGGTCGCTACGAAAAAATATACAACACCTGGCTTGGATCGATGAAGCCGCCGTCCCCGGTGCCCTTGTGGCTCCTGCCGTACGGGGCCGCCGCCCTGGGACTGGCGCTCATTCTCATCGTTGCGATACTCGCATGGACACAGCTGCTGAAACGACGTGTCGTCCAGAGGACAAGGGAAATTGGCATGGAGCTCACCCTGCGCATACGGGCCGAGGAAGAGCTCCGTATCGCCAATACCCTTCTCATGACCCAGCAGGAAACCTCCCTTGACGGGATACTGATCGTGAACGGACAGGGTCAAATCCTTTCTTATAACAAGCGATTCGCCATGATATGGTCCATTCCTGAGGAAATACTTGAAACGCGTTCGGATGACCGGGCGCTGTCCTTTATTCTCACGCAGCTTGCCGATCCCACGGGATTCATGGAGCGGGTACGCTATCTTTACGATCATCCGGCCGAAACAAGCATCGATGAGATCACCTTCAAAGACGGCCGCGTGTTCGCCCGCTACTCATCGCCGGTCATGACCAGGCCGGGGGAGTACCTGGGCCGCGTATGGTACTTCCGCGACGTCACCGCGGAACACCAGGCCATGAAAGATATTCTCGACTCGGAGACCCGGTACCGCACCCTCTTTGAGAACGCCAATGACGCCATTTTCACCGTGAAGGATGACGTTTTCACCGACTGCAACACGAGGACCTGCGAACTATTCGGCTGCACCAGGGAGGATATCCTCGGCAAGACTCCCTATGCCTTTTCGCCCCCCCTTCAGCCTGACGGCAGGGATTCAAGGGAAAAAGCCCTGGAGAAGATCTCGGCGGCCTTCGCAGGGCAGTCCCAGTCTTTCGAATGGGTCCACACACGCATGGACGGCACCCCGTTCGATGCAGAGGTATCCCTGAAACGCATCGACATCATGGGCCAGACCAACCTGCTGGCCATCGTGCGCGACATCAGCGAGCGCAAGACGGCCCTGAAGGAACTGGAGGAGTCTGAAAAAAAGTATCACGCTTTGTACGATTCTCTCATGGATGCCTTCGTTGTCACCGATCTCGACGGAACGCTTCTCGAGTTCAACGAGAGCTTCATGGCCATGCTGGGCTACGGGCGGGACGAGCTCCTCCGCATGAAATACGAGGATTTCACTCCGGAAAAATGGCACCACTTTGAGGAATCGATCGTCTCGAACCAGGTGTACCCCAGGGGCTATTCCGACATCTATGAGAAGGAGTACCAGCGCAAAGATGGAACGATCATACCCGTTGAACTGAGGACCTACATGGGGAGAGACAATAACGGGGCTCCCCGCAACCTGTGGGCAATCATTCGCGATATCACCGAGCGGAAAAAAGCGGAGAAAGAGCTCCAGAACGAGCACGATTTCAACATGACCCTAATCCAGACCTCCCCTGCCTTTATCGTGGTCATAAGCGGCGAAGGGAGGACCATGCTGATGAACCGCTCCATGCTGTCCGCCCTGGGTTACGCCGAAAGCGAAGTGATCGGCAAGGATTATATGAATACCTTTGTGCCCGAAAACGACAGGGTCGCCCTGGACATGGTGTTTCAGGATATTATAGAGATGAAGAGGGACACCCTCAATGAGAACCGTATCGTGGCGAAGGACGGCCATGAGATCCTTGTGGAATGGCACGGGAAAGCGGTATTTGATGGCAAGGGGGTTTTGCAGTTCTTTTTCGGGATGGGTATCGATATTACCGAGCGCAGAAAGGCGGAATCGCAGAAGGAGGCGGACCAGGCGTTGATCCGCGAGAGCGAGGCCCGCTTCAGGGCCATCATCGACAACATGCAGGACATCTATTACCGCGCCGACATGGAGGGACGCCTCACCTTTGCGAGCCCCTCCGTCCTCGGGCTCCTGGGATATGACACCCTGGACCAGGTCATCGGCATTGACATCGCCCGTGACATCTACGCCGACCCGGAAGACAGATCGATCTTCATCGCAACCATGAACAAGGCAGGCTCGGTAACCGGCTTCGAGACCCGGCTCAAGCGCCGTGACGGTACGGTGATATACGTGTCAACGAGCAGCCATTTCATACGGGACGACGACGGAGCCGTAACAGGCGTTGAAGGGATCCTGCATGATATCACCGAGAAGAAAAGAATGGAATCCCTGAGGGAGGCGATGGTGGAGGCGCTCCGCCGATCGGAGCGGCGCCTCGCCGACATCATCGAGTTCCTTCCCGATGCCACCTTTATCATCGATAAGGATAAAAAGATAATAGAGTGGAACCGCGCCATGGAGGAGATGACCGGAGCGCACAGGAACGACATGATCGGCAAAGACCATGCCGAGGCTGCGGTTTTCTTCTATGGCAGCCCGCGCGAATACCTCATGGACCTTATCGGAAAGGATGACGAAGAGCTCAAGTTGAAGTATTCCTTTGTCCAGCGCAAAGGCGGCACCTATTTTGGAGAAGCCTACGCGCCGGCGCTCTACGAGGGCAAGGGAGGCTACATCTGGGCCATAGCCTCCCCCATTTACGATACCAACGGCGACATTATCGGCATCATAGAGTCGATCCGGGACATCACCGACAAGCGTGACGCCGAAGAGGCCCTCCGCTCCAGCGAGGAGACCTTCAGGGCCCTTGCCGAGAATTCCCTGGATGTCATCATGCGGTTCGATACCGAGGGAAGACACCTGTATGTGAACCCTGCTGTGAAACAGCAGACCGGCATACCACCCGAGGCCTATATCGGAAAAACGCACCGTGAGCTGGACTTCCCGGCAGGGTTGTGCGAAAAATGGGAGGAGGCGACCAGGTTCGTCATCGATAACCGCTCCACCCACCGCATCGAGTTCCAGCTGCCCAACGGAACATGGATTGACTGGATTCTCATGCCCGAATTCGACGAGCAGAAAAGGGTGAAGGCGGTCATCACCTCGGCGCGGGACATCACCGAGCAGAAAAAGATGGTGGAGCGCGTCAGGGAATCCCTCAGGGAAAAGGAGGTGCTGCTGAGAGAGCTCTATCACCGCACGAAGAACAACATGCAGGTCATTTACAGCCTCATGTCCCTCGAGGCGGAGAAGCCGGGCAACGAGGCCCACAGGGCGGCATTCGACCTCATCGGGTCAAAGATACGCACCATGGCCCTGGTCCACCAGAAACTGTATGAATCAAAGGACCTGGCTTCCATCAGCCTGAATGATTACATAGCGGACATTGTCACCCTGATCGTGAGCAATTCCCAGGCAGCGGCCGGCAGGATATCGGTCAAGCAGGATGTCGATCCCTGCAATGTCTCGATCGACACCGCCATCCCCTTCGGCCTGGTGCTGAACGAGCTCATCAGCAACTCGGTCCTGCACGCCTTTCCCGGAAACCGCCGCGGCGCCATCGGCATCACGCTGCGCGCGTCCGACAATGAGATTACCCTGATGTACCGGGATGACGGCATAGGCCTTTCGCCGGAGATCGACCCCCTCGAGTCTCCCTCGCTGGGGCTGACGATTATCCGTGAAATCGTGCGTCACCAGCTCCACGGCAACATACGATTTTCCGAGGGAAGCGGCTTTTCCTGCGACATATCCATGAATACGAAACTGTACCGGATGAGGATGTGA
- a CDS encoding HEAT repeat domain-containing protein has translation MNRKRKTFLMISLSFIAAALLAAAAGRNVLLANEKSAEREIAGLVAGILDETDDAAKQELIKKLRSYPPREVSARWVKELDGAVRESTIVRVIDAMSEFNDRSFVLPLAEHLVSSHYAVRKSAARALKRVGDDRLFPVILKMVNSPVPVHRIYFIEAMNYLFDQRFYPSLTGLLRDENKSIRIYVLNCLKENRITESLALVRGAAMGDKNDEVRIAAIEAIGAMRDGNGLNVLHVTMNDRNRDVRSESVKAISLIGSAASVNPLSLRLLAEEDNEIKDLMIETLSSMRRVGDIRGLEKILLNDSNLGLRIKSAYVLGFSGSQQAFSALHHALKDSDFRVRAEACNSIGNFRNRQALACLFEVLERNEEVYVKSAALYAVRRINDKTSLMGLFDLYTREKDPIFRELLQEAIRDYIRRFI, from the coding sequence ATGAACAGAAAAAGAAAAACTTTTCTCATGATCTCCCTGTCGTTCATCGCCGCCGCATTACTGGCGGCGGCGGCCGGGCGTAATGTCCTCCTCGCGAACGAAAAGAGCGCGGAGCGGGAGATTGCCGGCCTTGTTGCCGGTATCCTTGACGAGACCGATGATGCGGCGAAGCAGGAGCTGATCAAGAAGCTGCGCTCCTATCCGCCCCGCGAGGTATCCGCGCGCTGGGTCAAGGAGCTCGACGGCGCGGTGCGGGAGAGCACCATCGTGCGCGTCATCGACGCCATGTCGGAATTCAACGACCGCAGCTTCGTTCTGCCCCTGGCGGAGCATCTCGTCAGCTCGCACTACGCGGTGAGGAAAAGCGCGGCCCGGGCGCTCAAGAGAGTCGGCGATGACCGGCTGTTCCCGGTGATTCTGAAGATGGTCAACAGCCCGGTCCCGGTGCACCGGATCTATTTCATCGAGGCCATGAACTATCTCTTCGACCAGCGGTTTTACCCTTCGCTGACGGGCCTCCTCCGCGACGAGAACAAGTCGATACGGATTTACGTGCTGAACTGCCTCAAGGAGAACAGGATCACGGAGTCGCTGGCCCTGGTCAGGGGTGCCGCGATGGGAGATAAAAACGACGAGGTCCGGATCGCCGCCATCGAGGCGATCGGCGCCATGCGCGACGGCAACGGCCTGAACGTGCTGCACGTGACGATGAACGACAGGAACCGGGATGTCCGCAGCGAGAGCGTCAAGGCGATTAGCCTCATCGGCTCCGCCGCATCGGTCAACCCCCTGTCGCTGCGGCTCCTCGCCGAGGAGGACAATGAGATCAAGGATCTCATGATCGAGACCCTTTCCTCGATGCGGCGGGTGGGCGATATCAGGGGCCTGGAAAAGATCCTCCTGAACGACTCGAACCTGGGACTCAGGATAAAGTCGGCCTACGTCCTCGGCTTTTCCGGGAGCCAGCAGGCGTTTTCGGCCCTGCATCACGCCCTGAAGGACTCGGATTTCCGCGTCCGTGCCGAGGCGTGCAACTCCATCGGAAATTTCCGCAACCGCCAGGCCCTGGCGTGCCTCTTCGAGGTCCTTGAGCGGAACGAGGAAGTGTATGTCAAATCGGCGGCGCTCTACGCCGTGCGGCGCATCAATGACAAGACATCCCTCATGGGCCTCTTCGACCTGTACACCAGGGAGAAGGACCCCATCTTCCGGGAATTGCTGCAGGAAGCGATCCGCGACTATATCAGGCGCTTCATATAA
- a CDS encoding TetR/AcrR family transcriptional regulator: MPPKGERRKQQIVDTAKQMFIEKGFQSTHIGQVCEKLDIARGTVYQYFRNKKEILYAILDDVLENIEDIFDQDDFNEFFSGNPGTEAVLEFINKRLMSCISVLLGEPIVIKLIYKEIVGVDEDVNVQVSKAVSSIAKYVAREVEDLMARGVYKQTLDPKITSMMIVGGVMLVVYECELSKQNALDQDLISIIAKNYLYGVLK, encoded by the coding sequence ATGCCACCAAAAGGAGAAAGAAGAAAACAGCAGATCGTCGATACCGCCAAGCAGATGTTCATTGAAAAGGGGTTCCAGAGCACCCACATCGGGCAGGTATGCGAGAAACTGGACATTGCCCGGGGCACCGTGTACCAGTACTTCAGAAACAAGAAGGAGATCCTCTACGCCATTCTGGATGACGTGCTCGAAAACATTGAGGACATCTTCGATCAGGATGATTTCAACGAGTTTTTCAGCGGCAATCCGGGCACCGAAGCGGTACTGGAATTCATAAACAAGCGCCTGATGTCATGCATCTCCGTTCTGCTGGGAGAGCCCATTGTCATCAAGCTCATATACAAGGAAATTGTCGGCGTCGATGAGGACGTCAATGTTCAGGTCAGCAAGGCCGTCTCGTCAATAGCAAAATATGTGGCCCGCGAAGTGGAAGACTTGATGGCCCGGGGCGTGTACAAGCAGACCCTGGACCCCAAGATAACGTCGATGATGATCGTCGGCGGCGTCATGCTGGTGGTGTACGAATGCGAACTGTCGAAGCAGAATGCCCTTGACCAGGATCTCATCTCGATTATAGCGAAGAACTATCTCTACGGCGTATTGAAATAA